In Fusarium oxysporum Fo47 chromosome IX, complete sequence, the following proteins share a genomic window:
- a CDS encoding concanavalin A-like lectin/glucanase domain-containing protein, producing the protein MFSPWILTIFTCLFAIAVAVQPPAYSGYTRVWHQGFEGQANTFPSTTTWHIIERVKNYNNEVQAYVRSTSVLRKSGKNTLQLIPQFSDSTRKWTSARIESKYTLTPKLGKITRVEASLRLGGNSARSKQGIWPAFWLLGDAIRKGVEWPACGEVDIMENVNGQKIGYGAVHCDQAPGGICNEPNGIASNVQLPDSNYHVWRVQFDRRSSNLRSQSITWYLDGRVFHRVTGAQVGNAKVWKSLCHSPMFVIFNVAVGGDWPGVPNTNTKDGIGNHMEVEYVAHYVSS; encoded by the exons ATGTTCTCTCCTTGGATCCTCACCATCTTCACATGTCTGTTCGCCATCGCAGTGGCAGTCCAACCACCCGCCTACAGCGGCTACACGCGCGTCTGGCATCAAGGCTTCGAAGGCCAAGCCAACACATTCCCCAGCACAACCACATGGCACATCATCGAGCGCGTAAAGAACTACAACAATGAAGTCCAAGCCTACGTGAGAAGCACAAGTGTTCTTCGAAAGTCTGGCAAGAACACCTTGCAGCTGATTCCCCAGTTCTCAGATTCAACGCGGAAATGGACGTCTGCTCGTATTGAGAGCAAGTATACTCTGACGCCCAAGCTTGGAAAGATCACTAGAGTTGAAGCGAGTTTGCGTCTGGGTGGCAACTCGGCGAGGAGTAAGCAGGGAATCTGGCCGGCTTTTTGGCTCCTGGGTGATGCGATCCGAAAAGGTGTTGAGTGGCCTGCTTGCGGAGAGGTTGATATCATGGAGAATGTCAACGGGCAAAAAATTGGCTATGGCGCTGTTCACTGTGACCAAGCTCCTGGCGGGATCTGCAATGAGCCTAATGGCATTGCGTCCAATGTTCAGCTTCCTGATAGCAACTATCACGTTTGGCGGGTCCAGTTTGATCGACGAAGCAGCAATCTGAGGTCTCAGTCTATTACCTGGTATCTCGACGGAAGGGTCTTTCATCGTGTTACGGGCGCTCAAGTCGGCAATGCTAAGGTTTGGAAGAGTCTTTGCCATAGTCCTATGTTTGTCATCTTCAACGTTGCCGTTGGGGGAGATTGG CCTGGCGTtcccaacaccaacaccaaagaTGGAATTGGAAACCATATGGAAGTTGAATATGTCGCCCATTATGTTTCGAGCTAG